From the genome of Bacteroides sp. MSB163, one region includes:
- a CDS encoding sodium ion-translocating decarboxylase subunit beta, with protein MENIDFATLFQGFGTMMESGYLLASARVFLILLGLLLIYLGWKGVLEPMVMIPMGLGMVAINCGTLFMPDGTLGNLFLDPMLSDTDDLMNTMQIDFLQPVYTLTFSNGLIACFVFMGIGTLLDVGFLLQKPFVSLFLALCAELGTFLTIPVASALGLTLQESASVAMVGGADGPMVLFTSLALAKHLFVPITVVAYLYLGLTYGGYPYLVKLLVPKRLRAIKMTSKKAPKNYDAKVKLAFSAVLCAVLCFLFPVASPLFFSLFLGVAVRESGMKHIYDFVSGPLLYGSTFMLGVLLGVLCDAHLLLDPKILKLLVLGIVALLLSGIGGIMGGYIMYFIKKGNYNPVIGIAAVSCVPTTAKVAQKLVSKDNPDSFILGDALGANISGVITSAIITGIYITIIPYL; from the coding sequence ATGGAAAATATAGATTTCGCGACCCTGTTCCAAGGTTTTGGAACGATGATGGAAAGTGGCTACCTGCTTGCGTCAGCCCGTGTATTTTTAATCCTTTTAGGTTTGCTGCTTATATATCTGGGCTGGAAAGGAGTGCTCGAACCTATGGTAATGATTCCGATGGGACTGGGTATGGTCGCCATCAATTGCGGAACACTTTTCATGCCGGACGGCACATTGGGCAACCTCTTTCTCGACCCGATGCTTTCGGACACGGACGACCTGATGAATACGATGCAGATAGACTTTCTGCAACCTGTCTATACGCTCACCTTCAGCAACGGATTGATAGCTTGCTTTGTGTTTATGGGTATAGGCACATTGCTGGATGTAGGCTTTCTGTTGCAGAAACCTTTCGTCAGTCTTTTCCTGGCTCTATGCGCCGAACTGGGTACTTTCCTGACTATCCCCGTAGCTTCGGCTCTGGGACTGACCTTGCAGGAAAGTGCTTCCGTAGCCATGGTAGGCGGTGCAGACGGTCCTATGGTTCTGTTCACGTCACTGGCTCTTGCCAAACATTTGTTTGTGCCTATCACCGTAGTGGCTTACCTGTATCTCGGACTGACCTATGGTGGCTACCCGTATCTGGTGAAACTCCTGGTTCCGAAACGTCTGCGTGCCATCAAGATGACTTCAAAGAAAGCTCCCAAGAATTATGATGCCAAAGTGAAACTGGCATTCTCGGCTGTACTGTGTGCGGTGCTGTGTTTCCTGTTCCCGGTAGCTTCACCGCTGTTCTTCTCCCTCTTCCTGGGAGTGGCTGTACGTGAATCGGGTATGAAGCATATCTATGATTTCGTCAGTGGTCCGCTGCTTTACGGTTCTACATTTATGCTGGGCGTATTGCTGGGTGTGCTTTGTGACGCGCACTTGTTACTCGATCCGAAAATTCTGAAACTGCTGGTATTGGGTATAGTGGCATTATTGCTTTCCGGTATCGGCGGCATCATGGGTGGATACATCATGTACTTTATCAAGAAGGGAAATTATAATCCGGTGATCGGAATTGCCGCCGTCAGTTGTGTACCCACTACGGCAAAGGTGGCTCAGAAGCTGGTGAGCAAAGATAATCCGGACTCGTTTATTCTGGGAGATGCCTTGGGAGCGAATATTTCCGGGGTTATCACGTCGGCCATTATTACGGGTATTTATATTACGATTATCCCATATCTTTAA
- a CDS encoding catalase yields MEKKKLTSANGRLIADNQNTQTAGQRGPIMMQDPWFLEKLAHFDREVIPERRMHAKGSGAYGTFTVTHDITKYTRAAIFSEVGKKTECFVRFSTVAGERGAADAERDIRGFAMKFYTEEGNWDLVGNNTPVFFLRDPLKFPDLNHAVKRDPRTNMRSPNNNWDFWTLLPEALHQVTITMSPRGIPYSYRHMHGFGSHTYSFFNAANERIWVKFHLRTLQGIKNLTDQEAEAIIAKDRESHQRDLYESIEKGDFPKWQFQIQLMTEEQADEYRINPFDLTKVWPHKDFPLQDVGILELNRNPENYFAEVEQAAFNPQNIVEGIGFSPDKMLQGRLFSYGDAQRYRLGVNAEQIPVNKPRCPFHAYHRDGAMRVDGNYGSAKSYEPNSYGEWQDSPEKKEPPLKVHGDVYNYNDREYDDDYYSQPGDLFRLMSAEDQQLTCENTARAMGDAELFIKQRHVRNCYKADPAYGTGVAKALGLDLDEALKATR; encoded by the coding sequence ATGGAAAAGAAAAAACTCACCTCTGCCAACGGGCGCCTGATCGCCGACAATCAAAACACTCAGACCGCAGGACAACGTGGTCCTATCATGATGCAAGACCCCTGGTTTCTGGAAAAACTTGCACACTTCGACCGTGAAGTGATTCCTGAAAGACGTATGCATGCCAAAGGTTCCGGCGCATACGGTACGTTTACCGTAACACATGACATCACAAAGTACACCCGTGCCGCTATCTTCAGCGAAGTAGGTAAGAAGACGGAGTGCTTCGTACGTTTCTCCACCGTAGCCGGTGAAAGGGGAGCCGCCGATGCCGAACGTGATATCCGTGGTTTTGCCATGAAGTTCTATACGGAAGAAGGTAACTGGGATTTAGTGGGAAATAATACTCCTGTATTCTTCCTGCGCGATCCGTTGAAATTTCCCGATTTGAACCATGCCGTAAAACGTGACCCGCGCACCAATATGCGCAGTCCGAACAATAACTGGGATTTCTGGACCTTGTTGCCCGAAGCTTTGCATCAGGTGACCATCACGATGAGTCCCCGTGGTATTCCTTATTCCTATCGCCACATGCATGGTTTCGGTAGTCATACTTATAGCTTTTTCAATGCCGCCAACGAACGTATTTGGGTGAAGTTCCATCTGCGCACCCTGCAAGGCATCAAGAATCTGACCGACCAGGAGGCCGAGGCTATCATTGCCAAGGATCGTGAATCGCACCAACGCGACTTGTACGAGAGCATCGAAAAGGGTGACTTCCCGAAGTGGCAATTCCAGATACAGCTGATGACGGAAGAGCAGGCGGACGAATACCGCATCAATCCGTTCGACCTTACAAAGGTGTGGCCGCACAAAGATTTCCCGCTTCAGGATGTAGGTATCCTGGAACTGAACCGTAACCCGGAAAACTACTTTGCCGAAGTAGAGCAAGCAGCTTTCAATCCGCAGAATATAGTGGAAGGCATCGGTTTCTCTCCCGACAAAATGTTGCAGGGACGCCTTTTCTCTTATGGTGATGCACAGCGTTACCGCTTGGGAGTGAATGCGGAACAGATTCCGGTAAACAAACCCCGTTGCCCGTTCCATGCTTACCATCGTGACGGTGCCATGCGTGTAGACGGTAATTACGGCAGTGCCAAGAGCTACGAGCCCAACAGTTACGGTGAATGGCAAGACTCTCCCGAGAAGAAAGAACCGCCTTTGAAAGTTCATGGCGACGTTTATAACTATAACGACCGTGAGTACGATGATGATTACTACAGCCAGCCGGGTGATCTTTTCCGCCTGATGTCTGCTGAAGATCAGCAACTGACGTGCGAAAATACAGCCCGTGCCATGGGTGATGCCGAACTCTTCATTAAGCAACGTCATGTGCGCAACTGCTATAAAGCTGATCCGGCCTATGGTACAGGCGTAGCCAAAGCTTTAGGCCTTGACCTGGATGAAGCATTGAAAGCAACCCGATAG
- a CDS encoding S8 family serine peptidase, translating to MFLNINSEDDIMQLRSDSNVEAVYRVIRSQDGDIHVLTDDILVKVNSGERIESVFSQLNIPYISESPIDGLEDVFLVRVPSSDKTLDIVNRLMSSNLVVYAEPDFIRFTDAPAANATVDNYSPQQWAIKNTFTGFDVNALLAWRISKGKDIKVAVIDEGVDLNHPDLKANLLPGYDTTNWGSPGQNGDAAPDDFHGTACAGIIAAVENNIGMTGIAPQCKMIPVRIATGDTIDGKRKWKSTTSSTANGIIKAYRDGDADVLSCSFGILPTGGVSKTVKEAIVSATTKGRNGRGAIVVFSTGNEYTGSVNPYCLLDKVISVGAMDLNGSRCDFSNYGNGLKVVAPGSSIYTTDISGITGSSSGDYCYFGGTSAACPYVAGIAALLLSVKPDALASSVASWIYTSCRKLPAYQYSVRDNNGTWNNETGYGLVDAYEAVIASKPFTMIVPDLLCECETHTFSLSGSTDRCDSIVWNLFLGGEIISGDGTNSIEVRISNAPGYSLPVAASIYYDDRVVTLEEWPHAGIPETHDIEGADEATEWEYMYVVANMDGATSYTWELLQGNCGIWPYDNKADIMPYDTNKVTILVTGHNRCGSWSEWLNFTPSYRRPSWDSRQVGTKSVAVYNLSYKQVYSDKKLIAPFDIKTANLSPGFYIIEYQLEDGTIIREKVYVP from the coding sequence ATGTTTTTAAACATTAACTCTGAAGATGATATCATGCAACTAAGGAGTGATAGTAATGTTGAAGCTGTGTATCGTGTAATTCGTTCACAAGATGGAGATATACATGTTCTGACAGATGATATTCTTGTCAAAGTGAATTCTGGAGAGAGGATAGAGTCTGTGTTCAGTCAGTTGAATATTCCATATATCTCAGAGTCGCCAATCGATGGGTTGGAAGATGTTTTTTTAGTTCGGGTTCCATCTTCTGATAAAACATTGGATATTGTGAATAGACTAATGTCTTCCAACTTGGTAGTCTATGCAGAGCCGGATTTTATAAGATTTACAGATGCTCCTGCTGCCAATGCTACAGTAGATAATTATTCTCCGCAACAATGGGCAATAAAAAACACATTCACGGGTTTTGATGTAAACGCATTACTTGCCTGGAGAATTTCTAAAGGGAAAGATATAAAAGTTGCGGTTATCGATGAAGGGGTAGACTTGAATCATCCTGATTTAAAGGCCAATCTGCTTCCCGGGTATGATACAACGAATTGGGGATCTCCGGGACAGAATGGAGATGCGGCTCCCGATGACTTTCATGGTACTGCATGTGCCGGTATTATAGCCGCTGTTGAGAACAATATAGGTATGACCGGAATTGCTCCCCAATGTAAAATGATACCTGTCAGAATAGCAACTGGGGATACAATTGACGGTAAAAGAAAGTGGAAGTCAACCACCTCTTCTACAGCAAATGGGATTATTAAAGCGTATAGAGATGGAGACGCTGATGTGTTAAGTTGCTCATTTGGCATACTTCCAACCGGGGGAGTAAGTAAAACCGTAAAAGAAGCCATCGTATCGGCAACAACAAAAGGAAGGAATGGACGTGGTGCTATTGTTGTCTTTTCAACAGGAAATGAATATACAGGTAGTGTCAATCCCTATTGCCTTTTGGATAAGGTAATTTCTGTCGGAGCTATGGACTTGAACGGTAGTCGTTGTGACTTTTCAAATTACGGTAATGGCTTGAAGGTTGTTGCTCCCGGCTCAAGCATATATACAACGGATATTAGCGGTATTACCGGTTCCTCTTCAGGTGATTATTGCTACTTTGGGGGTACTTCAGCTGCTTGTCCTTACGTTGCCGGTATAGCTGCCTTGCTGTTGTCTGTCAAGCCGGATGCACTAGCCAGTTCTGTAGCTTCCTGGATTTATACTTCTTGTAGAAAATTGCCTGCATATCAATATTCGGTTAGGGACAATAATGGTACTTGGAATAATGAAACAGGTTATGGATTAGTCGATGCATACGAAGCTGTTATAGCCAGTAAGCCATTTACCATGATAGTGCCGGATCTGTTATGTGAATGTGAAACCCATACTTTCTCCCTATCAGGTTCTACTGACAGGTGTGATTCTATTGTCTGGAATCTTTTTTTAGGGGGAGAAATTATATCCGGTGACGGTACTAATTCAATAGAAGTGCGTATATCTAACGCTCCCGGGTATTCATTACCTGTTGCAGCATCTATCTATTATGACGATAGAGTCGTTACATTAGAAGAGTGGCCCCATGCAGGTATTCCTGAGACGCATGATATAGAGGGGGCTGACGAGGCCACGGAGTGGGAGTATATGTATGTTGTAGCAAATATGGATGGTGCGACCTCTTACACCTGGGAATTGCTACAAGGTAATTGTGGAATCTGGCCCTATGATAACAAAGCTGATATAATGCCTTACGACACTAATAAAGTCACAATTCTTGTTACAGGTCATAATAGATGTGGTTCCTGGTCTGAATGGCTTAATTTTACTCCCAGTTATAGAAGACCAAGTTGGGATTCTCGTCAGGTCGGTACGAAATCCGTTGCAGTATACAATCTTTCATATAAACAGGTTTACTCTGATAAAAAACTGATAGCTCCATTTGATATAAAGACGGCAAATCTGTCTCCGGGATTTTATATCATTGAATATCAATTAGAAGATGGAACTATTATAAGAGAAAAAGTATATGTCCCTTAA
- a CDS encoding beta-mannosidase, with translation MKKLNLNMKRASLLTSSLLCSALLIAVPLRKELNEGWQFKQARLSNWYPATVPGVVHTDLINNKIIADPFFRLNERGIQWIDKEDWIYQTSFQLPPEMMERQNIDLVFKGLDTYADVYLNEKKILETNNMFREWKTDIKAELKPGENILKIYFHSPIKVDIPKWDALPYHYEASNDQSENGGLFDKKVSVFARKAGYHYGWDWGPRLVTSGIWRPVYIEAWDDARLSDVFIRQQEVSKSRASIVGEIEVQSDKEIDEATLTVTDAASGRVMAGKTVSLHKGNNKISLPFIIRNPRLWWSNGLGEQHLYDFRTALAINNKTSDIQSTQVGIRSLKIINRPDKDGKTFYVELNGVPVFAKGANYIPQDNFLPRVTPELYEKTILDAANVNMNMLRIWGGGIYENDLFYELCDRYGILVWQDFMFACSLYPAEGELLENIRQEAIDNVKRLRNHACIALWCGNNECNDAWFNWGWQKRYKAQNPEYEKKIWKQFTDQYYVTLPEVVKEYAPESFYWPSSPFAREDGGSDDHNGDRHYWDVWHGKKPIETYNKERSRFFSEYGFQSFPEFESVKRYAPCEEDWDIYSEVMMSHQRGGMHANQLIETYLLNEYRTPKSFEAFLYMNHVLQGDAIKTAIEAHRRDMPYCMGTLFWQHNDCWPVASWASRDYYGRWKAQHYFARKAYRDILVSPITDEDEVLNIQVVSDRLKSCNGTLQVEVMKLTGEKVSSFKRNIKIDANSSQTVFSVPLSEALKNTPKEDVFVHAVLLTDKGTNSYANNYFLVKQKEVNYPKAAITSSIEFIEGGFELTLNSDNFARAVFITIGDMDSSFSDNYFDILPGCSVKVNVYTNLPQAAFEKQLKVISLSDE, from the coding sequence ATGAAAAAACTGAATTTGAACATGAAGCGAGCGTCACTACTGACCTCATCACTCTTGTGCAGCGCCCTGCTGATAGCCGTTCCTCTCCGGAAAGAGCTGAACGAAGGCTGGCAATTCAAACAGGCCCGGCTCAGTAACTGGTATCCCGCCACCGTTCCCGGAGTGGTGCACACCGACTTAATAAACAACAAGATCATCGCAGATCCCTTCTTCCGCCTCAACGAACGCGGTATACAGTGGATAGATAAGGAAGACTGGATCTACCAGACTTCCTTCCAACTGCCCCCCGAAATGATGGAGAGGCAGAACATCGACCTCGTATTCAAAGGACTCGACACTTATGCAGACGTATATCTGAACGAAAAGAAAATACTGGAGACCAACAACATGTTCCGTGAATGGAAAACAGACATAAAGGCGGAACTGAAACCCGGAGAAAATATCCTGAAAATCTATTTCCATTCTCCCATCAAGGTGGACATTCCCAAATGGGATGCACTGCCCTACCACTACGAAGCCAGTAACGACCAGTCCGAAAACGGTGGATTATTCGACAAGAAAGTCAGCGTATTTGCCCGCAAAGCCGGTTATCATTACGGCTGGGACTGGGGACCTCGCTTAGTGACCTCCGGCATTTGGCGTCCTGTATACATTGAAGCATGGGATGACGCCCGACTCAGCGATGTCTTCATCCGTCAGCAGGAAGTCAGTAAAAGCCGTGCATCCATCGTGGGAGAAATAGAAGTTCAATCAGATAAGGAAATAGACGAAGCCACCCTTACGGTGACTGATGCCGCTTCCGGCAGAGTAATGGCAGGCAAAACCGTTTCCCTCCACAAAGGAAACAATAAGATTTCCCTTCCGTTTATCATCCGGAATCCCCGATTGTGGTGGAGTAACGGACTGGGTGAGCAACATTTATATGACTTCCGTACCGCGCTTGCCATCAATAACAAAACATCCGACATTCAGAGCACACAAGTGGGTATCCGCTCGCTGAAGATCATCAACCGCCCGGACAAGGATGGAAAGACGTTCTATGTGGAACTGAACGGAGTCCCCGTCTTTGCCAAAGGAGCCAACTACATTCCGCAAGATAACTTCCTGCCACGCGTCACACCGGAACTGTACGAAAAGACAATCCTTGACGCCGCCAATGTCAACATGAACATGCTTCGCATCTGGGGCGGCGGCATTTATGAGAATGACCTGTTCTATGAACTCTGCGACCGCTACGGCATCCTCGTCTGGCAAGATTTCATGTTTGCATGCAGCCTCTACCCCGCTGAAGGGGAATTGCTGGAGAATATCCGCCAGGAAGCCATCGACAATGTGAAACGTCTGCGAAACCATGCCTGTATCGCCCTCTGGTGTGGAAACAACGAATGTAATGACGCCTGGTTCAACTGGGGCTGGCAGAAACGATACAAGGCGCAGAATCCGGAGTATGAAAAGAAGATCTGGAAACAGTTCACCGATCAGTATTACGTCACCCTTCCCGAAGTTGTGAAGGAATACGCACCCGAAAGTTTCTATTGGCCTTCTTCTCCTTTCGCCCGTGAAGACGGTGGCAGCGATGACCACAACGGCGACCGCCACTACTGGGATGTGTGGCATGGTAAAAAGCCCATCGAGACGTACAACAAAGAACGAAGCCGTTTTTTCAGCGAATATGGCTTCCAATCCTTCCCCGAATTTGAATCCGTGAAGCGCTACGCTCCCTGTGAAGAGGACTGGGATATCTATTCGGAAGTCATGATGTCCCATCAGCGCGGAGGCATGCACGCCAACCAACTGATTGAGACTTATCTGCTGAACGAATATCGCACACCCAAAAGCTTCGAAGCCTTCCTCTACATGAACCACGTGCTGCAAGGAGATGCCATCAAAACAGCCATCGAGGCACACCGCCGGGATATGCCCTACTGTATGGGAACTCTCTTCTGGCAACACAACGACTGCTGGCCCGTGGCTTCCTGGGCAAGCCGCGACTACTACGGTCGCTGGAAAGCGCAGCATTACTTTGCCCGCAAGGCTTACCGTGATATTCTTGTTTCTCCCATAACCGACGAAGACGAAGTATTGAACATCCAGGTGGTTTCCGACCGCCTCAAATCCTGTAACGGCACGCTACAGGTAGAAGTAATGAAACTGACAGGAGAGAAAGTGAGCAGTTTCAAACGAAATATAAAGATAGACGCCAACAGTAGCCAGACGGTATTCTCAGTTCCTTTGAGTGAAGCCTTAAAAAATACACCGAAAGAAGATGTATTCGTTCATGCCGTCCTGCTGACCGACAAAGGGACAAACAGTTATGCCAATAACTACTTCCTCGTGAAACAGAAAGAAGTGAACTATCCCAAAGCTGCTATCACTTCGAGCATAGAGTTCATCGAAGGCGGTTTCGAACTGACTCTCAACAGCGACAACTTTGCCCGTGCCGTATTCATAACCATCGGCGATATGGACAGTTCATTCAGCGACAATTATTTTGATATATTGCCTGGCTGCTCTGTGAAAGTGAATGTCTATACCAATTTACCGCAAGCTGCATTTGAAAAGCAATTGAAAGTTATCTCCCTGAGCGACGAATAG
- a CDS encoding M15 family metallopeptidase has translation MKYIYYFLLALWFIPASAQKSETARYLESIGLVNIAEADSSIVVDLMYTRADNFTGKVLYEDLHEAYLHPDAMKGLLLAQQELKKRYPGRRLIVYDAARPMSVQQKMWNVVKGTSKYIYVSNPARGGGLHNYGLAVDISILDEAGNPLPMGTEVDHLGPEAHITNEAALVQSGKMTKQEQANRQLLRSVMRAAGFRALPSEWWHFNWCSRQEAKQKYKVIP, from the coding sequence ATGAAGTATATATATTATTTTCTACTTGCTCTCTGGTTTATCCCCGCATCCGCACAAAAGAGTGAAACGGCAAGATATCTGGAAAGCATCGGACTGGTGAATATTGCCGAAGCGGACAGCTCCATCGTCGTAGACCTGATGTATACCCGGGCGGATAATTTCACGGGAAAGGTGCTATACGAAGATCTGCATGAGGCGTATCTGCATCCCGATGCCATGAAAGGACTGCTACTGGCGCAACAGGAACTGAAAAAGCGATACCCCGGCCGTCGCCTCATCGTGTATGATGCCGCCCGCCCGATGAGTGTGCAGCAGAAAATGTGGAATGTGGTGAAAGGCACCTCCAAGTATATCTATGTTTCCAATCCCGCACGTGGTGGCGGACTGCACAACTACGGTCTGGCGGTAGACATCAGCATACTGGATGAAGCGGGAAATCCCCTGCCGATGGGTACGGAAGTAGACCACCTCGGCCCCGAAGCTCACATTACGAATGAAGCCGCACTGGTGCAAAGCGGGAAAATGACAAAGCAGGAACAGGCGAACCGGCAACTGCTGCGGAGCGTCATGCGTGCCGCAGGTTTTCGCGCATTGCCCAGCGAGTGGTGGCATTTTAACTGGTGCAGCCGGCAGGAAGCTAAACAAAAATACAAAGTTATACCATAA
- a CDS encoding THUMP-like domain-containing protein, with protein MELNDETLRFIREHCKDDVRNLALQAPKYPGVDMPVALTQIAGRQAAAEKIPSWHEEEGILYPRHLSLEQCSSEATARYKASIIPESSSGTLTDLTGGFGIDCAFLSPKFHHVTYVERQEVLCEIASHNFPLLGLNHIRIENKDGIRHLQEMSSVDWIFIDPARRDGHGGKTVAIADCEPNVAELESLLLEKAQHVMVKLSPMLDLSLAIQDLKHVQEAHIVSVNNECKELLLILGHNTVTAENIPIHCINLQTKDGRNTETTGQFFTFTREQEQSSPGEYTGTLDKYLYEPNASILKAGAFRNVSCIYKVKKLHPNSHLYTSAEPIKNFPGRSFRITGICTLNKKELKSILGDLKKANITVRNFPSSVAELRKRIKLNEGGEVYLFATTLNNEQKVLIRCEKI; from the coding sequence ATGGAATTGAATGACGAAACCCTTCGTTTTATACGCGAACATTGCAAGGATGATGTACGCAACCTGGCTCTGCAAGCACCGAAATATCCCGGTGTGGATATGCCTGTTGCACTGACGCAGATAGCGGGCAGACAGGCGGCGGCAGAGAAAATACCGTCCTGGCATGAGGAAGAAGGCATTCTATATCCCCGTCACCTATCGCTAGAGCAATGTTCCTCGGAAGCTACGGCACGATACAAAGCATCTATCATTCCGGAGTCTTCCTCCGGCACACTGACCGACTTAACCGGAGGCTTCGGCATAGACTGTGCTTTTCTTTCTCCGAAATTCCATCATGTCACCTATGTGGAACGGCAGGAAGTTCTTTGCGAGATTGCATCGCATAACTTCCCGTTACTGGGCCTGAATCATATCCGGATAGAAAACAAAGACGGCATCCGGCATCTGCAAGAGATGTCTTCCGTCGACTGGATATTCATTGATCCTGCCCGTCGTGACGGGCATGGCGGTAAGACTGTTGCCATTGCCGACTGTGAACCGAATGTAGCAGAGCTGGAATCCCTGCTGCTCGAAAAGGCACAGCACGTAATGGTGAAACTCTCCCCTATGCTCGACCTGTCTTTGGCTATTCAGGATTTAAAGCACGTACAGGAAGCACACATTGTTTCTGTAAATAATGAATGCAAGGAACTTTTGCTTATCTTAGGACACAACACTGTTACCGCAGAGAATATTCCTATTCATTGCATCAATCTGCAAACGAAGGATGGGAGGAATACAGAGACAACCGGACAGTTCTTCACTTTCACCCGCGAACAGGAACAATCAAGCCCGGGTGAATATACCGGTACTTTAGATAAATATCTGTACGAACCCAACGCGTCCATTCTCAAAGCAGGGGCTTTCCGCAATGTATCCTGTATATATAAGGTAAAGAAACTGCATCCTAACAGCCATCTCTATACTTCCGCTGAACCGATAAAAAACTTCCCCGGAAGAAGCTTCCGGATAACGGGTATATGTACATTGAATAAGAAAGAACTAAAAAGCATATTAGGAGATCTGAAGAAAGCCAATATCACGGTTCGTAACTTTCCAAGTTCAGTAGCGGAACTCCGTAAACGTATCAAATTGAACGAAGGCGGAGAGGTTTATCTGTTCGCTACGACCTTGAATAATGAACAGAAAGTTCTGATTCGTTGCGAGAAAATATAA